GCCCGGCATGTAAAATCCACTTAATTTCGCTAGACGGCCATTGCGGCTGTGGCACTCATAGCATGAAAGAGATTTTTCTTTAGGTGCGACCATGTGTGTTATGGGGAAATGGTATTCAGTCTGCACAAAATCATATTGACCGCTATAGGGTAGGCCCGCATAGTCCATGCCTGCTTTTATGGCTTTTTGCCAGTCAAAAGCTTTCCAGTAGGCACCTGACTCTTTGGAACCAAAGAGATGGGGCACAACCATAGTTTTATTTATTTTGTCATACGGTTGTTTACCCCGGTGGACCTTAAAGGGGTAGATGCGTGATTTTGGATCATTATAATTTCCTATCACCTTGTTTAATTGTACTGGTTTGCTGGGATCGATTTTGTCCGTCAATAGGATATAATCCAAGGAACCGTTAAACCAAAAATATTCGGGCTGGACATTTTTTTTCCACACGAATTCACCTTTTTTGGTGTGATACTTGTGTTTTCCTAACTCATCGTGTTCTACGAAGGGTTTACCATTTTTAAATTTGCCTGCCTTGGACCAATCCCACCACATTTTAGTTGGGAGTTTTCGCGCAAAAGCAGGGATATGGCAGGTCTGGCAGGCCACTTTATCGGTGTGGTCATTGGCCTTGATTCCTGGCTTATGTGGTTTGTCGGTATGACATGATTCACAGGAAATACGCTTAATTAAATCGTCCTGGATCAGGCTCTTGCGTTCTGTAAAGGCCGGTTTTTTGTAGCACCGCCCGGCAATACTATGGGCCTCAGTGGTATGACAGCGTACACAGGTAAAATTGGCCCCATTTACAGCCATGTGCACATCAAGGTTGTAATCAGGATTTATCAGAGATGAGTCCAAGTCCCCGTGCTTTACTCCATCTCCTCCGCCACCAAAAAAGTGGCAAGTTCCGCAGTTAGTTCTTTTGGGACGGCCAACGTTTTGAGCGATCTTTTGATAGTTGGGCGGATAGAAAGTCTTCTTTCCAAACTTCTTGGGCTTTGAAACCGGATAACCCGCCATGG
This portion of the Desulfovulcanus ferrireducens genome encodes:
- a CDS encoding tetrathionate reductase family octaheme c-type cytochrome, whose translation is MFWWARVKLWALFFFSLFSLILTNSVQAKELDDNYKTYGAAQARKVSNQPKRWITTDHSKHKILQQDFKSPEEVTKACLSCHNEAALQVHKTIHWTWKCPYDPDKKMGKAGLTLNNFUISIHSNEARCTSCHAGYGWKDKNFDFTAQEKVDCLVCHDQTGTYKKFSTMAGYPVSKPKKFGKKTFYPPNYQKIAQNVGRPKRTNCGTCHFFGGGGDGVKHGDLDSSLINPDYNLDVHMAVNGANFTCVRCHTTEAHSIAGRCYKKPAFTERKSLIQDDLIKRISCESCHTDKPHKPGIKANDHTDKVACQTCHIPAFARKLPTKMWWDWSKAGKFKNGKPFVEHDELGKHKYHTKKGEFVWKKNVQPEYFWFNGSLDYILLTDKIDPSKPVQLNKVIGNYNDPKSRIYPFKVHRGKQPYDKINKTMVVPHLFGSKESGAYWKAFDWQKAIKAGMDYAGLPYSGQYDFVQTEYHFPITHMVAPKEKSLSCYECHSRNGRLAKLSGFYMPGRDYNSVLDSIGWFAVFGSLAGVGLHGFLRIFSRKKD